AGCTCGCACACAAGGCAGGGCAAGCGCAGGCAGGGTGGGGCCAGGGTGGGCTCCCACCTGCACAGAGAGGGCCTGGGGTACAGGGGAccagtccctcctccctcctgacCAGCTGGCCCCGCTCAGGCAGAGGAAAGAAATGCGATCAGCGCAACCCATCCTGTGTGGCGCTTGCTGAATTATTGACACTGGCCATGGGGTTGGCTGCTGGCACCCCTTGTGCCCACCAGTACCCCTGAGCTGCCCCATGGGCCCCTCAGTGCACACCTCACATGCAGCCTGGGACTGACCCGGGCTCTCGAGGGGCCTCTCGTGTGCCCTCCTGACCCCCTTCCCTGGCCTGGGACTGACCCCGGCTCTCGAGGGGCCTCTCGTGTGCCCTCCTGACCCGGGCTCTCGAGGGGCCTCTCGTGTGCCCTCCTGACCCCCTTCCCTGGCCTGGGACTGACCCCGGCTCTCGAGGGGCCTCTCGTGTGCCCTCCTGACCCCCTTCTCTGGCTCCTTCTTGGCAGGGTGGTGTCATTGGGGTCATTATCAACTGGGACTGTGACCTGGACCTGCCTGCATCGGAGTGCAACCCCAAGTACTCCTTCCGGAGGCTTGACCCCAAGCACGTGCCTGCCTCGTCAGGCTACAACTTCAGGTGCTGTACTTGGGACACCGCTGTCCACACTGGCATAGCTGTGGTGGGGTCCCGAGAGGCCCAATGCCTGTGGGGCAGCCCTGGAGTGCAGAGGACAAGTGGGCACTGGCCTTCCCATTGCAGGTTTGCCAAATACTACAAGATCAATGGCACCACCACCCGCACGCTCATCAAGGCCTACGGGATCCGCATTGACGTCATTGTGCATGGACAGGTGCCTGCACCTGCTGGGGGTGGGTGGCCAGCCCTTCTAGCCTGGGTCTGAGCTCCTCACGCCCCACCCCTCCCTTAAGCCCCATGAGACGCTGTCAGACATTCTGACCACGACCCCCATTCTCCCCAGGCCGGGAAGTTCAGCCTGATTCCCACCATTATTAATCTGGCCACAGCTCTGACTTCCGTCGGGGTGGTAAGGAACCCTCTCTGGGGTCCCAGCGGGTGCGGGGGGTCCACCAGGCCCTTACACACCGGTCTCTGCTGGCCCCAGGGCTCCTTCCTGTGCGACTGGATCTTGCTAACATTCATGAACAAAAACAAGGTCTACAGCCATAAGAAATTTGACAAGGTGTGTACGCCGAGCCAGCCCTCAGGTAGCTGGCCTGTGACCCTTGCCCGTGTATTGGGCCAGGCCCCTCCCGAGCCCGGCCACTGCTCCGAGGACCAGCACCCCAGCCCTCCGTCAGGCCAGGAGGGCCAACAAGGGGCAGAGTGTGGCCCAGCCTTCCCGCCCCTGCGGCCTTGCCCCATCTCTGCCCCATCTGAGCAGATGGTGGACACTCCTGCCTCCGAGCCTGCCCAAGCCTCCACACCCACAGACCCCAAAGGTTTGGCTCAACTCTGAGCTCCTTTCCATCACACTGGACTGCAGACCCGGCCTGGTGGGGCCAGACAGTCCCCGGCTAGGGACCTGCACGTGGACATGGGCACCTCAGTAGCGGAGCATCTCCACGAAACGGGGCACCACAGGATCCCTGTGCAAGGGCTGGGGGCACGCTCTGGCCCCAGGCTTGTGCCCCACCCTGGCATACAGCCCCTGACACCTCCTCCCCAGCTGGTCCCTACAGGGCTGCTCACTTCCCATCACCTCTCACAGCCACCTGGAACCCAAGCCAGCTGAGCTCTGAGGGGCTCTGCTCCCGGTCTTGGGCCCTGggaaccccaccccaccccaccccaccccacaggcGTTGTAACCTCAAATCTGCCCAGGCTCTTCCCTTAGAAGTCACAACATACTCAGTCCAATAAACCTGTGAGCAGAACCTTCTGGCCTCGTTCCTTGGGGAGGAGCATCGTGAGCCTGTGAATATGGAATgtcaggccctgccggcctggaGCTGGGCTGCATGGTGACCTCTGTCTGGGTCATCTCCCCTCTAAGCAGCCTGCGAGGTGTGCAGGGCACATGTCTGCCTGCCCCATGACGCATGGTCCCCACAGCCAGCCAGGCCACGGTCAGGtctgcccaggctgggagtgcactGGGACCCAGGCCACCTCCTCAGTGCACTTGCTTCTGACAGGGCCACCCCAGACTCCAAACCAAAGCTGGCTCATCTCAAAATGTGGGAGGACAGCATGACTCAGGAAGAGAGAAACGGGAGGGAGGCCGGGACAGCTGCACACAAGGAAAACGAAAGCTCAGACTACAGCAGTGCTCAGACCAGTGTTCATTCCTACTCCATGGGAGGGGGCAGGAATGCCGAGATGGGAAGTCAGGCCAGGTGGGGGTGGAAGGACACCAGCCCGGGAGCCAACTGCATCAGGGCCTGGGGGTAATCTGGTTACTGCATCCTCAGATGCTGCAGTGGTTAGACTGGTGCCCACTGGGTGGGGGGAGGAGCCCAGAACAGTGTCATGATGTCACCTGTGCCAGTGACAGATGACATCCTGCCTCTGAAGGGAAACCAGTCTCAGGAGAGCAACACCACGCCCAAAGGTCAAAGAGCGGGTAAGACGACCCTGGTCTGACCCTAAAGCCTGAGTTTGGAGGTCTCAGCACAACTCCAGAGTCCTCATCCCAGCACTGTGTTCAGGTGGCGAGAACATGTCTTCCACGGGCCCCATTTCCCTTGACTGTGGCCTCCCAGCCTCGGGCATCAGCCTCAGGTCACCCCACGGCCTGCACATGCTGTGTGGCTCACAAATATCCAGCTCATTTTTGGAGAAACTGGCTCTTCTGGTTGAGCCGCTGCTTGGGAACCAGGGCCAGAGCTTCCCGTTTCTGACCCCTCCACCACTACTCAAATGCCCGCAGCTAGCCTCAGAGTGAACCCAGGCTGACCGGCGCCCACGGCTGCGCCAGGCGACCCCTGGTCCTGCTAGGTGGCCTTCCTGGGGGACGAGCGGCTGTCCCCTGGCCCCATCACTCCTCACTCCTGAGGGTTCTCCAGATTCGCTTCCAGGAATGAAGCCTAGTCAGccagcctccctcctcccctgcttGCCCTAATTTGATTTGATCTCCACTCTGGAGGCCTCAGCACTCCTCCATCTGAGCAGGCATCAGGTTTCTCCAGGCAGGCGGCCCCAGCAGCATCCAGGGGCCAAACACGTGACCAGTGGTACCCAGTCCCCGATCTGAGGCGCTCTGCACAAATACACAGTGACCACCTAGAGAAACTTCAgtatgaaatacaaataaaaacaaagtgtAGCAGCGATGGCCTCGGACAGTACATGGCAGGGACAAACTAAGGCTGGCTCTGGGCCAAAGACGCGAGCCTCCTGGGGAGCCTGTGGGGCCCCCTCCCTCCTGTGAGGCTCTCGTCTGGGGTGTCTGCATTTCTGATTTACATTTCATACTTGTTTGGTGCCCTGTGAAATTggcctttcttctttctgcttccaGCTGGTCCTGTGTGGAGGTGAAGGAcaagggctgcagtgagccaaaagtGAGGTGCACAGAGGTCTTGTTTTCCTGAGGCTGATAGAGAGTTCCCTCTAGACCCGGCTCCAAATGAGCAGGGCTCACAAGCCAAAATCCAGATTCTCACGGGTTAGGGTCCAGATTCCCGGGGAAACCAGCCCACAAACTGCTCCTGTGAGGCTGTGGGGCCAGCCCATTTCTCCATGCAAACAGGTGAGACTCCAGCCCCACCAGGGCCTTGGGAACCCGTCTCGTCTCAGAGCCCAATCTCAGGGAGCCAGAAGCCCCTAGGGGCTTTTCCTCCCTCTGGGAGGCAGGACAAAGAACTAGGGGCACCTAGAGGACGCTCCCACCCCACCAGGTGTGGTGCAGGAAGCAACAGAGGCCTGGAAAAGCATTCACTGTGTGAGAAATGGCACCCAGGGCAGTCGCAGCCTCGCTCACGGCCTGCTTCTTCAGGTGCTCTGGCGAGGCCAGGGCCACATCCTGCTCCCACTCCCTTCTGTGACGTCTGAGCTCCCTGAAAATGGTTTTCTTTGGTTTCCTCCCCGTTCCCTGGCCTGGGGTCACAGGTTTGGACAGTCAGGGTGGTCAGTGGTCTGGTCACTGGAAGCACGGGGATGTGGCCTTGGCATCAGGAGGCCTGGCACGGACGCAGAGGCACCCGGGGCCCGGGGCTGGCTAACGGCCCAGCTGTGGGTTCTTCTGCAGCAGCCACTCCAGGGTCTCCAGGAGGTACGACATGCTGTAGTGCTGGGCAATGTTCCGGAAGATTCCGATCTGTTCCATGAAGACCTGCAGGAATAAACAGGCACAGTGAGACCCCAGTCCACTCAGagaggaggccaaggaggccAGGCTGAGCCGAGGCAGATGAGGGAGAGCCCACCTGGGTGTGGATGGTGAGGGCGAAGTCTCCCGCGCAGCTGCAGTACACAGGCATGCTGGTCTCCTTCACCCCGCGGCACTTCAGGCAGACCTGAAAGGGAGCAGCCCCGATGGGCGCCAGCCCTCCCGCGCTGGCCAGACCTGCCTGCTGCTTCTTCACAGGCTCGCGAGACACATTCGTGGGCCCATCAGTAAGCCTCgagcccctgctgtgtgcagccagCCCTCGGTTATGAGTAAAATGCACGACCTCATCCCTCCGTGCCAGCGCCTTCCCTACACCCACCCTCGCTGTGGGTGTTCCACCCCAGACGCCCAGTCCTGAGGCCTCCTCCAGGCCCTGCTCACTCCCTCCATCCTGCAGGCCTGAACGCCGTGCACCACCACACGGCAGCTTGGCGCGTCCCCGAGCCTCTGCTCAGATGCCCCTCGGCAAGACCTTCCTGTGGCCGAGCTGCGCaactccctcttcctcctttccttctcttcacACTTGGGAGTGTCTGCCTCCTTCCACTAGAACAAAGCACTCACAAGGCCAGCTCTTGACCCAAGGCAGGTGCTCAACCAGTGTGGACAGAACAGTCCATCAGGCTCAGGGCATGGACTGGTCTGCAGGGCAGGCCCCTTGGAGGACACCAGGGCGTGCCTCAGGACCTGCACACACCCCAGCTCCCGGGAGTGCACAGAAACACCCCTGCGGACTCCAGGGCACATGGGCGGGCGGCATGCACGACTCACCAGGTCCTGCAGGGTGAAGGCCATCAGCTTCTTCTGTAGAACTTCCACCAGCGTCATCTCGATGGCAGAGGAGTCGTAGGGCGCCTGACAGTTGGAGCAGAGCCACTGAGGCAGGACCGCCCCATCCTAGGCAGAGCAAGAGTGCAAGAGGTCACCAGCCCAGCCTCCAGACCACAGTGCCATGGGCAGGATCTCAGGAGAGGAAGGGGCTGTGAGAAGCGCCTGGTGACGGGCGAGTCTCCTGAGTGCAGCTGCACGCACTCTGGCCTCCCACCTGCACTTGAGCCCTTCCTAGGACAACATTCCGAACATGGTGTGGGGAGGCCTGGGAAGGGGCCTGTTGCCAATCCATGTGAGTCAGAGGGGCAGCAGGTGTGACCCACAGAGCTGGAGCTGCAGAAGCCCTCAAGACACCGCAGTGCCCTCGGATGTTCTGCTCCACAGTGAAGGGCCTGCTGGAGCTCAGCCGCACCTCTGAGAAGGAAGAGTCTTTACACAGGTCCAGGTCGCGGCAGAAGTTACAGCTGCGGCAGATGACCTCAGGAAGCACGTAGGAGCGGCAGGGGTCTCGGAACTGGGCCTCCTCAGAGAACTCGCCGACATCCACCAGGCGAAGCAGGTCTCGGTTCAGCTTATTCACCTGGTTTGTGATGTTGGTGTCCAGGGACAGCACCTGCAGAGACCACAGCCCACATCGGGAAGGAGCTCCCGGGGCCTCCCTGCTGCTCTGTCTGGACCAGAACCCTCTGGACCTTAGGCTACAGTTTCCTGGtgtcctttcctcccttccttagTCCCTTTAGACGCCTCAGCTGACTTCTCTACATTAGCAGTTTTCCATCGGTGAGGACAGGCTTCCCTGGGGAATTtactaaacatttaaggaagaaatgctGCTGATTCTACACAGTATCTTTCAAAACACTGAAGAGAGAGAGCACTCAacccattctatgaggccagcatcccCTGATACTAGAACCAAAGACCGTACTaagaaactacagaccaataacagCCTGAGCACAGACACAAAAATGCTCAACAagatattagcaaattgaatccaagatcgaaaaaaagaatacataatcCAGAAAGAGACTCAAACAGATAAGGTCACTAAGTTATGGAAAAAGGTACAAAGATGattcaatagaaaaagaatagtcttttcaacaaatggtccttGAATACAAGCGTATCTTGGAGATATGGCAAGTTCGGTTTCAAACCACCTCAATGGACTAacatcacaataaagcaaatcacaCAAATCATttggtttctcagtgcatataaaagttacgtGATTTTTGGCTCACGCTTGTTTTctcagtacatataaaagttacgtgatttgtggtggctcacgcctgtaatcccagcactttggtaggccaaggcaggtggatggcctgaggtcaggagttcaagaccatcctggccaacacagtgaaaccccatttctattaaaaatacaaaaattggctgggcatggtggcgggtgcacctgtgatcccagctacctgggaggctgaagcagggaatcgcttgaacccaggaggtggaggttgcagttagccaagattgcaccactgcactccagcctgagtgacagagtgagactccatctcaaaaaaaaaaaaaaaagctatgtgatttttttttttattttgggacaggatttcactctgtcacccagaatggactgcagtggcgcaatcatggctcactgcagcattgacctcttggggctcaattgatccttctacctcagccttcccagtagctgggacgacaggcatgcgccaccatgcccaggtaatgtCTGTAATCGTTGTaaagatgggttttgccatgttgcccaggctggtcttgaactgctgggctcaaacagtcaacccaccctgacctcccaaagtgctgggattacaggtgtgagtcactctACCCAGACAAAACTTAGGTTTAccctatactgtagtctattaagtgcataacagcattatgtctaaaaaacaatgtatgtaccttaattttaaaatgttttattgctcAGAAATGCTAACGaccatctgagccttcagtgagtcgcAATCGTTTTGccggtggagggtcttgcctcaatgtaaacggctgctgactgatcagggtggtatTGCTGAgagttggggtggctgtggcaatttcttaaaacaagacaacaatgaagtCTGCTGCATCAACTAACTCTTCCTTCCATGAAAgactgtagcatgtgatgctgtttgataacatttcacccacagtagaacttctttcaaaattggagtcggTCCTCTCAAATTCTGCTGCTGCTTTGgcaactaagtttatggaatattctcaATCCTTTGTCATTTCCACAATGTTCActttcatctcaagaaactactttttggccaggtgcggtggctcacgcctgtaatcccagcactttgggaggccgaggtgggcagatcacaaggtcaggagatcgagaccatcctggctaacatggtgaaaccctgtctctactaaaaatacgaaaattagccgggtgtggtggcggttgcctgtagtcccagctactcgggaggctgaggcaggagaatggtgtgaacctgggagggagcttgcagtgagccaagattgcgccactgcactccagcctgggcgagagtgcgagactccatcttaaaaaaaaaactacttttttgggctgggcgtggtggcttgtgcctgtaatcccagcactttgggaggccaaggcgggtggatcacctgaggtcaggagtttgagaccagcctgaccaatatggtgaaacactgtctctattaaaaatacaaaaattagctgagcattgtggcaggcacctgtaatcccagctacttgggaggctgatgtaggaaaatcacttgaacccaggaggcggaggttgcagcgagccaagaccgcaccactgtattccagcctgggtgacagagcaaggaggctccatctcaaaacaaaacaaaacaaaacaaaaaactactttaCTGCTCATCCATGAAAAGCCACTCTTTATCTGTT
The sequence above is a segment of the Pan paniscus chromosome 10, NHGRI_mPanPan1-v2.0_pri, whole genome shotgun sequence genome. Coding sequences within it:
- the P2RX2 gene encoding P2X purinoceptor 2 isoform X10, producing the protein MAAAQPKYPAGATARRLARGCWSALWDYETPKVIVSIRVHNATCLSDADCVAGELNMLGNGLRTGRCVPYYQGPSKTCEVFGWCPVEDGASVSQFLGTMAPNFTILIKNSIHYPKFHFSKGNIADRTDGYLKRCTFHEASDLYCPIFKLGFIVEKAGESFTELAHKGGVIGVIINWDCDLDLPASECNPKYSFRRLDPKHVPASSGYNFRFAKYYKINGTTTRTLIKAYGIRIDVIVHGQAGKFSLIPTIINLATALTSVGVGSFLCDWILLTFMNKNKVYSHKKFDKVCTPSQPSGSWPVTLARVLGQAPPEPGHCSEDQHPSPPSGQEGQQGAECGPAFPPLRPCPISAPSEQMVDTPASEPAQASTPTDPKGLAQL
- the P2RX2 gene encoding P2X purinoceptor 2 isoform X11, with product MAAAQPKYPAGATARRLARGCWSALWDYETPKVIVVRIHRAEKLPGERDGPRELHHHQGQGDHHVRAQSVGRGGVCEAPRGLRTGRCVPYYQGPSKTCEVFGWCPVEDGASVSQFLGTMAPNFTILIKNSIHYPKFHFSKGNIADRTDGYLKRCTFHEASDLYCPIFKLGFIVEKAGESFTELAHKGGVIGVIINWDCDLDLPASECNPKYSFRRLDPKHVPASSGYNFRFAKYYKINGTTTRTLIKAYGIRIDVIVHGQAGKFSLIPTIINLATALTSVGVGSFLCDWILLTFMNKNKVYSHKKFDKVCTPSQPSGSWPVTLARVLGQAPPEPGHCSEDQHPSPPSGQEGQQGAECGPAFPPLRPCPISAPSEQMVDTPASEPAQASTPTDPKGLAQL